A genomic window from Silene latifolia isolate original U9 population chromosome Y, ASM4854445v1, whole genome shotgun sequence includes:
- the LOC141632636 gene encoding uncharacterized protein LOC141632636 translates to MVDDKSIAGEGSSNGNPVYALSNQDGTGARITHVVLTGSKTYAEWAKGFRIALGAKRKLGFINGTLKQKPSNPKEWDDWTAVNYSIIAWIFNTIEPRLLANDIKLYQIQCNLADCKQKSGESLMDYYGRIKMLWDDINDYDALPTCDCCSKCDLQGVIRKRRDIEQVRGFLMGLDPAYATVRSSILGTTPLPDIHVVYARIARVDATANPMACAVTGKQQAKPEGAPCPRFKCSHCQKEGHTMSRFWEKNGFPVGHPRHVPRTEETSSPASSSSVKTNAVFGEPSVVTNMVRLNGKPSLTWIIDTGASTHVCYSEELFESCVSIPPINIGLPNGASLTATKAGTIKLNDKLSLDNDLALTTIGVGNLSDGLFYLTMEEPMRVNVVTGQESVALWHQRMGHPSSRSRDVHFIQYHFPFATPEFVFESSDLAAHHADFQFPEIEGGSENESSQSGNLSPSNLTDPNQNIARGEGDGNESSDIFDVADEEVHSNIIISEMVDEAQGRAITNDTEPTSFREAIRDPKWKKAMEEEIDALEANNTWSVVDLPPDKTAIGSMWVYKIKRNADGTVERYKARLVVFGNHQQEGIDFAETFAPTVNMVTVRTFLTIAAINNWELHQMDVQNAFLHGDLREEVYMRLPLGFGHGLRGKDDVVINIIVYVDDLVIAGNNSVVIQDFKNYLNQCFRMKDLGKLKYFLGLEVARNSSGIFLFQRKYSLDLLTETGLLGSKPALVPMEEKHELALNVEPLFPEPTKYRRLVGKLIYLTLTRPEITYSVHILSQFMQAPSQAHWDAVIRVIRYLKGNPGQGILLRADTSIVVEAYCDADYDSCPITRRSLSAYFVFLGGSPISWKTKKQATVSRSSAESEYRAMASATCEILWLKGLLRSLGFEHSRAVTLHCDNTAAIHISNNPVFHERTKHIEIDCHFVRDEIVRSTIAPSYVTTSTQLADILKKALGRLQFHRLLGKLGIANPYAPT, encoded by the exons ATGGTTGACGATAAGTCAATTGCTGGTGAAGGGAGTAGTAATGGTAATCCGGTTTATGCTCTTTCGAACCAGGATGGTACGGGGGCGCGGATTACTCATGTTGTTCTCACGGGATCCAAGACCTACGCCGAATGGGCTAAAGGTTTCCGGATTGCGTTGGGAGCCAAGAGAAAACTCGGGTTCATTAACGGAACTCTCAAGCAAAAGCCCTCCAATCCGAAGGAGTGGGACGATTGGACGGCGGTTAATTATTCTATAATTGCGTGGATCTTTAATACTATAGAACCACGCCTAC TAGCAAACGATATCAAGCTCTACCAAATTCAATGCAATCTTGCCGATTGCAAGCAAAAATCTGGTGAGTCGTTAATGGATTACTATGGTAGAATTAAAATGTTATGGGATGACATCAATGACTATGATGCCCTACCCACTTGTGATTGCTGCTCCAAATGCGATTTGCAGGGTGTTATTCGTAAACGCAGGGATATTGAGCAGGTGCGCGGCTTTCTTATGGGTCTTGACCCCGCCTATGCTACCGTCCGGTCTAGCATACTTGGTACTACTCCCTTGCCTGATATACACGTGGTATATGCTCGTATTGCTCGGGTGGATGCTACTGCCAACCCTATGGCTTGCGCTGTGACCGGAAAACAACAGGCTAAGCCTGAGGGTGCTCCTTGTCCTCGTTTCAAGTGTAGTCATTGCCAAAAGGAAGGACACACTATGAGTCGTTTCTGGGAAAAGAACGGGTTCCCTGTTGGCCATCCTCGGCACGTTCCTCGAACAGAGGAGACCTCTTCACCAGCTTCCTCTTCTTCAGTCAAAACCAACGCTGTTTTTGGTGAACCATCGGTCGTTACTAATATGGTCCGCTTGAATGGTAAGCCTTCTTTAACATGGATAATTGATACGGGCGCCTCGACACACGTTTGTTATAGTGAAGAATTGTTTGAGTCGTGTGTGTCTATTCCTCCAATCAATATCGGTTTACCTAACGGTGCGAGTTTGACAGCTACAAAGGCGGGAACTATAAAGCTGAATGATAAATTATCACTTGATAAT GACCTTGCCTTGACGACGATTGGAGTGGGTAATCTTTCGGATGGGCTATTCTACCTGACAATGGAGGAACCAATGCGTGTTAATGTTGTGACCGGGCAAGAAAGTGTGGCGTTGTGGCATCAGCGAATGGGACATCCTTCATCTCGG TCGCGAGATGTCCATTTTATTCAGTATCATTTTCCTTTTGCCACGCCTGAATTTGTGTTTGAGTCCTCTGACCTTGCAGCTCATCATGCTGATTTTCAGTTTCCAGAAATTGAGGGGGGGTCAG AAAACGAAAGTTCTCAGTCTGGTAATTTGAGTCCGTCTAATTTGACAGATCCTAATCAGAATATAGCGAGGGGCGAGGGTGACGGGAATGAGTCTAGTGATATTTTTGATGTGGCTGATGAAGAGGTTCATTCTAATATAATTATTAGTGAAATGGTAGATGAAGCACAGGGCCGAG CTATTACAAATGATACGGAACCGACTTCTTTTAGAGAAGCTATCCGTGATCCTAAATGGAAGAAAGCCATGGAAGAGGAAATTGATGCGTTAGAGGCAAACAATACTTGGTCTGTAGTGGATTTGCCACCGGATAAAACCGCTATTGGATCTATGTGGGTCTATAAAATAAAGAGAAATGCAGATGGGACAGTTGAGCGATACAAAGCAAGACTTGTAGTGTTTGGCAATcatcaacaagaagggattgaTTTTGCTGAAACGTTTGCTCCTACAGTCAATATGGTGACGGTCCGAACATTTCTCACTATCGCTGCCATTAATAATTGGGAGTTGCACCAAATGGATGTTCAAAACGCCTTTCTTCATGGGGATTTGAGGGAGGAAGTTTATATGAGACTGCCACTTGGATTCGGTCATGGATTGCGTGGAAAA GATGACGTGGTTATCAACATCATTGTTTATGTTGACGACTTGGTGATCGCTGGTAATAATAGTGTTGTTATTCAGGACTTTAAAAATTATCTCAATCAATGTTTTCGTATGAAAGACTTAGGTAAATTAAAGTATTTTTTGGGACTTGAGGTGGCACGAAATTCCAGTggtatttttctttttcaacgcAAGTACTCCCTCGATTTATTGACGGAAACAGGGCTCCTTGGCTCAAAACCGGCCCTTGTTCCAATGGAAGAAAAACACGAACTTGCGTTGAATGTCGAACCATTATTTCCTGAGCCCACGAAGTATCGTCGATTGGTAGGCAAGTTAATATATCTTACTCTTACTCGCCCTGAGATTACTTACTCGGTCCATATTCTTTCGCAATTTATGCAAGCACCATCTCAAGCACATTGGGATGCGGTTATACGAGTTATTCGTTATCTCAAAGGCAATCCGGGGCAAGGTATTTTATTGCGCGCTGACACCTCTATAGTTGTTGAGGCTTATTGTGACGCTGATTACGATAGCTGTCCTATCACTCGTCGCTCATTGTCCGCGTATTTTGTATTTCTTGGTGGTTCACCAATTTCTTGGAAAACTAAGAAGCAAGCTACTGTGTCTCGTTCATCTGCTGAATCTGAATACCGTGCAATGGCTTCCGCTACATGTGAAATACTTTGGTTAAAGGGTTTGCTTCGAAGTTTGGGTTTTGAGCACTCAAGGGCTGTCACGCTTCATTGTGACAACACGGCGGCTATACATATTTCTAATAATCCCGTTTTCCACGAGCGTACTAAACATATAGAAATTGACTGTCATTTTGTGCGTGACGAGATTGTACGAAGTACTATTGCGCCATCATATGTTACTACTTCCACTCAACTTGCGGATATACTCAAAAAGGCTCTCGGGCGTTTACAGTTTCACCGTTTGTTGGGCAAGTTGGGCATTGCTAATCCgtatgctccaacttga